One genomic window of Branchiostoma lanceolatum isolate klBraLanc5 chromosome 5, klBraLanc5.hap2, whole genome shotgun sequence includes the following:
- the LOC136434316 gene encoding copine-8-like isoform X5: MAGVPHQPQNPLQTVVPATKVEVSLSCRNLLDMDVFSKSDPMAVMFVQATASTEYREYGRTETIWNTLNPDFVKKFTIDYFFEESQKLMFKVYDIDSQSADLSKHDFLGQVTCTLGEIVGAPGSKIEKPLTGPAKKCGTIILSAEELSSCKDAVTLQFRATKLDKKDFFGKSDPFLLFYRCNEDGSWTTCHKTEVIKNTLNPQWKHFTIPVRTFCNADYDRTIKVECYDWNRDGGSHDLIGVFTTNLRQLTSGPAGSQTFDVIHPKKKAKKKKYKHSGTVTLQYAKVEQQYSFLDYVRGGTQMNFTVAIDFTASNGQPTQPTSLHYINPYGMNQYATALSAVGEIIQDYDSDKLFPAFGFGARTPPGYVVSHCFPLNGQPGNPYCFGVAGIMEAYQWTLRQVQLFGPTNFSPVINHVARLASQSREGGEYFVLLIVTDGVITDFEQTKEAIVNAATLPLSIIIVGVGNDDFEAMEILDGDEVRLSYRGRQAERDIVQFVPFRDYVDRQGNQVLSQARLAKDVLAEVPDQLLSYMKKHGIKPGAPPPAYMGPSGSSVPTAPSAPAGPGTTNIV; the protein is encoded by the exons ATGGCGGGAGTTCCTCACCAACCACAGAACCCGCTGCAAACCGTAGTTCCTGCCACCAAGGTGGAGGTGTCCCTGTCATGCAG GAACCTGCTGGACATGGATGTTTTCTCCAAGTCGGACCCGA TGGCGGTGATGTTTGTCCAGGCGACGGCTTCCACCGAGTACAGAGAG TACGGTCGCACAGAGACGATATGGAACACCCTCAACCCCGACTTTGTCAAGAAGTTTACCATCGACTACTTCTTCGAGGAGTCTCAGAAGCTGATGTTTAAAGT GTATGACATCGACTCCCAAAGTGCCGATCTCTCCAAACAT GACTTCCTCGGCCAGGTGACGTGTACTCTGGGCGAGATTGTCGGAGCGCCGGGCAGCAAGATCGAAAAGCCGCTCAC TGGTCCAGCGAAGAAGTGCGGCACGATCATCCTGTCAGCCGAGGAGCTCAGCAGCTGTAAG GACGCCGTCACCCTGCAGTTCCGCGCCACCAAGCTGGACAAGAAGGATTTCTTCGGCAAGTCCGACCCCTTCCTGCTCTTCTACCGCTGCAACGAGGATGGAAG CTGGACAACCTGCCACAAGACGGAGGTGATCAAAAACACCCTCAACCCGCAGTGGAAGCATTTCACCATCCCCGTCAGGACCTTCTGCAATGCTGATTATGACAG GACCATCAAAGTGGAGTGCTACGACTGGAACAGGGATGGCGG TAGCCATGACCTCATCGGCGTGTTCACCACCAACCTGCGCCAGCTGACCTCTGGACCCGCCGGATCACAGACCTTCGAC GTGATCCACCCTAAGAAGAAagcgaagaagaagaagtacaaGCACTCCGGCACGGTGACCCTGCAGTACGCCAAGGTGGAGCAGCAGTACTCCTTTCTGGACTACGTTAGGGGAGG GACACAAATGAACTTCACAGTTGCCATCGACTTCACTGCTTCTAATG GCCAGCCGACGCAGCCGACGTCGCTGCACTACATCAACCCGTACGGGATGAACCAGTACGCCACGGCGCTGTCCGCCGTGGGGGAGATCATCCAGGACTACGACAG TGACAAGTTGTTCCCGGCGTTTGGGTTTGGCGCGAGAACGCCGCCGGGCTACGTGGTGTCGCACTGCTTCCCGCTGAACGGGCAGCCGGGGAACCCGTACTGCTTCGGCGTGGCGGGCATCATGGAGGCGTACCAGTGGACGCTGCGCCAGGTCCAGCTCTTCGGCCCCACCAACTTCTCCCCCGTCATCAACCATGTCGCCAG gttggCGTCCCAGAGCAGGGAGGGCGGGGAGTACTTCGTCCTGCTGATCGTGACAGACGGAGTCATCACCGACTTCGAACAGACCAAGGAGGCCATCGTCAAC GCGGCCACGCTTCCGCTGTCCATCATCATCGTCGGCGTCGGTAATGACGACTTCGAAG CTATGGAGATCCTGGATGGAGACGAGGTCCGGCTGTCGTACCGGGGCAGGCAGGCGGAGAGGGACATCGTTCAG TTTGTTCCGTTCCGTGACTACGTGGACAGGCAGGGGAACCAGGTCCTCAGCCAGGCACGGCTGGCCAAGGATGTCCTGGCAGAGGTGCCCGACCAGCTGCTGTCCTACATGAAGAAACACGGCATCAAACCGGGCGCGCCGCCGCCAGCCTACATGGGGCCTTCAGGGTCCTCGGTTCCCACGGCTCCTTCTGCACCTGCAGGCCCGGGGACCACCAACATCGTGTAG
- the LOC136434316 gene encoding copine-8-like isoform X4, which yields MAGVPHQPQNPLQTVVPATKVEVSLSCRNLLDMDVFSKSDPMAVMFVQATASTEYREYGRTETIWNTLNPDFVKKFTIDYFFEESQKLMFKVYDIDSQSADLSKHDFLGQVTCTLGEIVGAPGSKIEKPLTSGPAKKCGTIILSAEELSSCKDAVTLQFRATKLDKKDFFGKSDPFLLFYRCNEDGSWTTCHKTEVIKNTLNPQWKHFTIPVRTFCNADYDRTIKVECYDWNRDGGHDLIGVFTTNLRQLTSGPAGSQTFDVIHPKKKAKKKKYKHSGTVTLQYAKVEQQYSFLDYVRGGTQMNFTVAIDFTASNGQPTQPTSLHYINPYGMNQYATALSAVGEIIQDYDSDKLFPAFGFGARTPPGYVVSHCFPLNGQPGNPYCFGVAGIMEAYQWTLRQVQLFGPTNFSPVINHVARLASQSREGGEYFVLLIVTDGVITDFEQTKEAIVNAATLPLSIIIVGVGNDDFEAMEILDGDEVRLSYRGRQAERDIVQFVPFRDYVDRQGNQVLSQARLAKDVLAEVPDQLLSYMKKHGIKPGAPPPAYMGPSGSSVPTAPSAPAGPGTTNIV from the exons ATGGCGGGAGTTCCTCACCAACCACAGAACCCGCTGCAAACCGTAGTTCCTGCCACCAAGGTGGAGGTGTCCCTGTCATGCAG GAACCTGCTGGACATGGATGTTTTCTCCAAGTCGGACCCGA TGGCGGTGATGTTTGTCCAGGCGACGGCTTCCACCGAGTACAGAGAG TACGGTCGCACAGAGACGATATGGAACACCCTCAACCCCGACTTTGTCAAGAAGTTTACCATCGACTACTTCTTCGAGGAGTCTCAGAAGCTGATGTTTAAAGT GTATGACATCGACTCCCAAAGTGCCGATCTCTCCAAACAT GACTTCCTCGGCCAGGTGACGTGTACTCTGGGCGAGATTGTCGGAGCGCCGGGCAGCAAGATCGAAAAGCCGCTCAC AAGTGGTCCAGCGAAGAAGTGCGGCACGATCATCCTGTCAGCCGAGGAGCTCAGCAGCTGTAAG GACGCCGTCACCCTGCAGTTCCGCGCCACCAAGCTGGACAAGAAGGATTTCTTCGGCAAGTCCGACCCCTTCCTGCTCTTCTACCGCTGCAACGAGGATGGAAG CTGGACAACCTGCCACAAGACGGAGGTGATCAAAAACACCCTCAACCCGCAGTGGAAGCATTTCACCATCCCCGTCAGGACCTTCTGCAATGCTGATTATGACAG GACCATCAAAGTGGAGTGCTACGACTGGAACAGGGATGGCGG CCATGACCTCATCGGCGTGTTCACCACCAACCTGCGCCAGCTGACCTCTGGACCCGCCGGATCACAGACCTTCGAC GTGATCCACCCTAAGAAGAAagcgaagaagaagaagtacaaGCACTCCGGCACGGTGACCCTGCAGTACGCCAAGGTGGAGCAGCAGTACTCCTTTCTGGACTACGTTAGGGGAGG GACACAAATGAACTTCACAGTTGCCATCGACTTCACTGCTTCTAATG GCCAGCCGACGCAGCCGACGTCGCTGCACTACATCAACCCGTACGGGATGAACCAGTACGCCACGGCGCTGTCCGCCGTGGGGGAGATCATCCAGGACTACGACAG TGACAAGTTGTTCCCGGCGTTTGGGTTTGGCGCGAGAACGCCGCCGGGCTACGTGGTGTCGCACTGCTTCCCGCTGAACGGGCAGCCGGGGAACCCGTACTGCTTCGGCGTGGCGGGCATCATGGAGGCGTACCAGTGGACGCTGCGCCAGGTCCAGCTCTTCGGCCCCACCAACTTCTCCCCCGTCATCAACCATGTCGCCAG gttggCGTCCCAGAGCAGGGAGGGCGGGGAGTACTTCGTCCTGCTGATCGTGACAGACGGAGTCATCACCGACTTCGAACAGACCAAGGAGGCCATCGTCAAC GCGGCCACGCTTCCGCTGTCCATCATCATCGTCGGCGTCGGTAATGACGACTTCGAAG CTATGGAGATCCTGGATGGAGACGAGGTCCGGCTGTCGTACCGGGGCAGGCAGGCGGAGAGGGACATCGTTCAG TTTGTTCCGTTCCGTGACTACGTGGACAGGCAGGGGAACCAGGTCCTCAGCCAGGCACGGCTGGCCAAGGATGTCCTGGCAGAGGTGCCCGACCAGCTGCTGTCCTACATGAAGAAACACGGCATCAAACCGGGCGCGCCGCCGCCAGCCTACATGGGGCCTTCAGGGTCCTCGGTTCCCACGGCTCCTTCTGCACCTGCAGGCCCGGGGACCACCAACATCGTGTAG
- the LOC136434316 gene encoding copine-8-like isoform X6 — protein MAGVPHQPQNPLQTVVPATKVEVSLSCRNLLDMDVFSKSDPMAVMFVQATASTEYREYGRTETIWNTLNPDFVKKFTIDYFFEESQKLMFKVYDIDSQSADLSKHDFLGQVTCTLGEIVGAPGSKIEKPLTGPAKKCGTIILSAEELSSCKDAVTLQFRATKLDKKDFFGKSDPFLLFYRCNEDGSWTTCHKTEVIKNTLNPQWKHFTIPVRTFCNADYDRTIKVECYDWNRDGGHDLIGVFTTNLRQLTSGPAGSQTFDVIHPKKKAKKKKYKHSGTVTLQYAKVEQQYSFLDYVRGGTQMNFTVAIDFTASNGQPTQPTSLHYINPYGMNQYATALSAVGEIIQDYDSDKLFPAFGFGARTPPGYVVSHCFPLNGQPGNPYCFGVAGIMEAYQWTLRQVQLFGPTNFSPVINHVARLASQSREGGEYFVLLIVTDGVITDFEQTKEAIVNAATLPLSIIIVGVGNDDFEAMEILDGDEVRLSYRGRQAERDIVQFVPFRDYVDRQGNQVLSQARLAKDVLAEVPDQLLSYMKKHGIKPGAPPPAYMGPSGSSVPTAPSAPAGPGTTNIV, from the exons ATGGCGGGAGTTCCTCACCAACCACAGAACCCGCTGCAAACCGTAGTTCCTGCCACCAAGGTGGAGGTGTCCCTGTCATGCAG GAACCTGCTGGACATGGATGTTTTCTCCAAGTCGGACCCGA TGGCGGTGATGTTTGTCCAGGCGACGGCTTCCACCGAGTACAGAGAG TACGGTCGCACAGAGACGATATGGAACACCCTCAACCCCGACTTTGTCAAGAAGTTTACCATCGACTACTTCTTCGAGGAGTCTCAGAAGCTGATGTTTAAAGT GTATGACATCGACTCCCAAAGTGCCGATCTCTCCAAACAT GACTTCCTCGGCCAGGTGACGTGTACTCTGGGCGAGATTGTCGGAGCGCCGGGCAGCAAGATCGAAAAGCCGCTCAC TGGTCCAGCGAAGAAGTGCGGCACGATCATCCTGTCAGCCGAGGAGCTCAGCAGCTGTAAG GACGCCGTCACCCTGCAGTTCCGCGCCACCAAGCTGGACAAGAAGGATTTCTTCGGCAAGTCCGACCCCTTCCTGCTCTTCTACCGCTGCAACGAGGATGGAAG CTGGACAACCTGCCACAAGACGGAGGTGATCAAAAACACCCTCAACCCGCAGTGGAAGCATTTCACCATCCCCGTCAGGACCTTCTGCAATGCTGATTATGACAG GACCATCAAAGTGGAGTGCTACGACTGGAACAGGGATGGCGG CCATGACCTCATCGGCGTGTTCACCACCAACCTGCGCCAGCTGACCTCTGGACCCGCCGGATCACAGACCTTCGAC GTGATCCACCCTAAGAAGAAagcgaagaagaagaagtacaaGCACTCCGGCACGGTGACCCTGCAGTACGCCAAGGTGGAGCAGCAGTACTCCTTTCTGGACTACGTTAGGGGAGG GACACAAATGAACTTCACAGTTGCCATCGACTTCACTGCTTCTAATG GCCAGCCGACGCAGCCGACGTCGCTGCACTACATCAACCCGTACGGGATGAACCAGTACGCCACGGCGCTGTCCGCCGTGGGGGAGATCATCCAGGACTACGACAG TGACAAGTTGTTCCCGGCGTTTGGGTTTGGCGCGAGAACGCCGCCGGGCTACGTGGTGTCGCACTGCTTCCCGCTGAACGGGCAGCCGGGGAACCCGTACTGCTTCGGCGTGGCGGGCATCATGGAGGCGTACCAGTGGACGCTGCGCCAGGTCCAGCTCTTCGGCCCCACCAACTTCTCCCCCGTCATCAACCATGTCGCCAG gttggCGTCCCAGAGCAGGGAGGGCGGGGAGTACTTCGTCCTGCTGATCGTGACAGACGGAGTCATCACCGACTTCGAACAGACCAAGGAGGCCATCGTCAAC GCGGCCACGCTTCCGCTGTCCATCATCATCGTCGGCGTCGGTAATGACGACTTCGAAG CTATGGAGATCCTGGATGGAGACGAGGTCCGGCTGTCGTACCGGGGCAGGCAGGCGGAGAGGGACATCGTTCAG TTTGTTCCGTTCCGTGACTACGTGGACAGGCAGGGGAACCAGGTCCTCAGCCAGGCACGGCTGGCCAAGGATGTCCTGGCAGAGGTGCCCGACCAGCTGCTGTCCTACATGAAGAAACACGGCATCAAACCGGGCGCGCCGCCGCCAGCCTACATGGGGCCTTCAGGGTCCTCGGTTCCCACGGCTCCTTCTGCACCTGCAGGCCCGGGGACCACCAACATCGTGTAG
- the LOC136434316 gene encoding copine-8-like isoform X2, whose protein sequence is MAGVPHQPQNPLQTVVPATKVEVSLSCRNLLDMDVFSKSDPMAVMFVQATASTEYREYGRTETIWNTLNPDFVKKFTIDYFFEESQKLMFKVYDIDSQSADLSKHDFLGQVTCTLGEIVGAPGSKIEKPLTLPHLGFKERLFNIRSGPAKKCGTIILSAEELSSCKDAVTLQFRATKLDKKDFFGKSDPFLLFYRCNEDGSWTTCHKTEVIKNTLNPQWKHFTIPVRTFCNADYDRTIKVECYDWNRDGGHDLIGVFTTNLRQLTSGPAGSQTFDVIHPKKKAKKKKYKHSGTVTLQYAKVEQQYSFLDYVRGGTQMNFTVAIDFTASNGQPTQPTSLHYINPYGMNQYATALSAVGEIIQDYDSDKLFPAFGFGARTPPGYVVSHCFPLNGQPGNPYCFGVAGIMEAYQWTLRQVQLFGPTNFSPVINHVARLASQSREGGEYFVLLIVTDGVITDFEQTKEAIVNAATLPLSIIIVGVGNDDFEAMEILDGDEVRLSYRGRQAERDIVQFVPFRDYVDRQGNQVLSQARLAKDVLAEVPDQLLSYMKKHGIKPGAPPPAYMGPSGSSVPTAPSAPAGPGTTNIV, encoded by the exons ATGGCGGGAGTTCCTCACCAACCACAGAACCCGCTGCAAACCGTAGTTCCTGCCACCAAGGTGGAGGTGTCCCTGTCATGCAG GAACCTGCTGGACATGGATGTTTTCTCCAAGTCGGACCCGA TGGCGGTGATGTTTGTCCAGGCGACGGCTTCCACCGAGTACAGAGAG TACGGTCGCACAGAGACGATATGGAACACCCTCAACCCCGACTTTGTCAAGAAGTTTACCATCGACTACTTCTTCGAGGAGTCTCAGAAGCTGATGTTTAAAGT GTATGACATCGACTCCCAAAGTGCCGATCTCTCCAAACAT GACTTCCTCGGCCAGGTGACGTGTACTCTGGGCGAGATTGTCGGAGCGCCGGGCAGCAAGATCGAAAAGCCGCTCAC ACTGCCACACCTGGGTTTCAAAGAGAGGCTATTCAACATCAG AAGTGGTCCAGCGAAGAAGTGCGGCACGATCATCCTGTCAGCCGAGGAGCTCAGCAGCTGTAAG GACGCCGTCACCCTGCAGTTCCGCGCCACCAAGCTGGACAAGAAGGATTTCTTCGGCAAGTCCGACCCCTTCCTGCTCTTCTACCGCTGCAACGAGGATGGAAG CTGGACAACCTGCCACAAGACGGAGGTGATCAAAAACACCCTCAACCCGCAGTGGAAGCATTTCACCATCCCCGTCAGGACCTTCTGCAATGCTGATTATGACAG GACCATCAAAGTGGAGTGCTACGACTGGAACAGGGATGGCGG CCATGACCTCATCGGCGTGTTCACCACCAACCTGCGCCAGCTGACCTCTGGACCCGCCGGATCACAGACCTTCGAC GTGATCCACCCTAAGAAGAAagcgaagaagaagaagtacaaGCACTCCGGCACGGTGACCCTGCAGTACGCCAAGGTGGAGCAGCAGTACTCCTTTCTGGACTACGTTAGGGGAGG GACACAAATGAACTTCACAGTTGCCATCGACTTCACTGCTTCTAATG GCCAGCCGACGCAGCCGACGTCGCTGCACTACATCAACCCGTACGGGATGAACCAGTACGCCACGGCGCTGTCCGCCGTGGGGGAGATCATCCAGGACTACGACAG TGACAAGTTGTTCCCGGCGTTTGGGTTTGGCGCGAGAACGCCGCCGGGCTACGTGGTGTCGCACTGCTTCCCGCTGAACGGGCAGCCGGGGAACCCGTACTGCTTCGGCGTGGCGGGCATCATGGAGGCGTACCAGTGGACGCTGCGCCAGGTCCAGCTCTTCGGCCCCACCAACTTCTCCCCCGTCATCAACCATGTCGCCAG gttggCGTCCCAGAGCAGGGAGGGCGGGGAGTACTTCGTCCTGCTGATCGTGACAGACGGAGTCATCACCGACTTCGAACAGACCAAGGAGGCCATCGTCAAC GCGGCCACGCTTCCGCTGTCCATCATCATCGTCGGCGTCGGTAATGACGACTTCGAAG CTATGGAGATCCTGGATGGAGACGAGGTCCGGCTGTCGTACCGGGGCAGGCAGGCGGAGAGGGACATCGTTCAG TTTGTTCCGTTCCGTGACTACGTGGACAGGCAGGGGAACCAGGTCCTCAGCCAGGCACGGCTGGCCAAGGATGTCCTGGCAGAGGTGCCCGACCAGCTGCTGTCCTACATGAAGAAACACGGCATCAAACCGGGCGCGCCGCCGCCAGCCTACATGGGGCCTTCAGGGTCCTCGGTTCCCACGGCTCCTTCTGCACCTGCAGGCCCGGGGACCACCAACATCGTGTAG
- the LOC136434316 gene encoding copine-8-like isoform X3 translates to MAGVPHQPQNPLQTVVPATKVEVSLSCRNLLDMDVFSKSDPMAVMFVQATASTEYREYGRTETIWNTLNPDFVKKFTIDYFFEESQKLMFKVYDIDSQSADLSKHDFLGQVTCTLGEIVGAPGSKIEKPLTSGPAKKCGTIILSAEELSSCKDAVTLQFRATKLDKKDFFGKSDPFLLFYRCNEDGSWTTCHKTEVIKNTLNPQWKHFTIPVRTFCNADYDRTIKVECYDWNRDGGSHDLIGVFTTNLRQLTSGPAGSQTFDVIHPKKKAKKKKYKHSGTVTLQYAKVEQQYSFLDYVRGGTQMNFTVAIDFTASNGQPTQPTSLHYINPYGMNQYATALSAVGEIIQDYDSDKLFPAFGFGARTPPGYVVSHCFPLNGQPGNPYCFGVAGIMEAYQWTLRQVQLFGPTNFSPVINHVARLASQSREGGEYFVLLIVTDGVITDFEQTKEAIVNAATLPLSIIIVGVGNDDFEAMEILDGDEVRLSYRGRQAERDIVQFVPFRDYVDRQGNQVLSQARLAKDVLAEVPDQLLSYMKKHGIKPGAPPPAYMGPSGSSVPTAPSAPAGPGTTNIV, encoded by the exons ATGGCGGGAGTTCCTCACCAACCACAGAACCCGCTGCAAACCGTAGTTCCTGCCACCAAGGTGGAGGTGTCCCTGTCATGCAG GAACCTGCTGGACATGGATGTTTTCTCCAAGTCGGACCCGA TGGCGGTGATGTTTGTCCAGGCGACGGCTTCCACCGAGTACAGAGAG TACGGTCGCACAGAGACGATATGGAACACCCTCAACCCCGACTTTGTCAAGAAGTTTACCATCGACTACTTCTTCGAGGAGTCTCAGAAGCTGATGTTTAAAGT GTATGACATCGACTCCCAAAGTGCCGATCTCTCCAAACAT GACTTCCTCGGCCAGGTGACGTGTACTCTGGGCGAGATTGTCGGAGCGCCGGGCAGCAAGATCGAAAAGCCGCTCAC AAGTGGTCCAGCGAAGAAGTGCGGCACGATCATCCTGTCAGCCGAGGAGCTCAGCAGCTGTAAG GACGCCGTCACCCTGCAGTTCCGCGCCACCAAGCTGGACAAGAAGGATTTCTTCGGCAAGTCCGACCCCTTCCTGCTCTTCTACCGCTGCAACGAGGATGGAAG CTGGACAACCTGCCACAAGACGGAGGTGATCAAAAACACCCTCAACCCGCAGTGGAAGCATTTCACCATCCCCGTCAGGACCTTCTGCAATGCTGATTATGACAG GACCATCAAAGTGGAGTGCTACGACTGGAACAGGGATGGCGG TAGCCATGACCTCATCGGCGTGTTCACCACCAACCTGCGCCAGCTGACCTCTGGACCCGCCGGATCACAGACCTTCGAC GTGATCCACCCTAAGAAGAAagcgaagaagaagaagtacaaGCACTCCGGCACGGTGACCCTGCAGTACGCCAAGGTGGAGCAGCAGTACTCCTTTCTGGACTACGTTAGGGGAGG GACACAAATGAACTTCACAGTTGCCATCGACTTCACTGCTTCTAATG GCCAGCCGACGCAGCCGACGTCGCTGCACTACATCAACCCGTACGGGATGAACCAGTACGCCACGGCGCTGTCCGCCGTGGGGGAGATCATCCAGGACTACGACAG TGACAAGTTGTTCCCGGCGTTTGGGTTTGGCGCGAGAACGCCGCCGGGCTACGTGGTGTCGCACTGCTTCCCGCTGAACGGGCAGCCGGGGAACCCGTACTGCTTCGGCGTGGCGGGCATCATGGAGGCGTACCAGTGGACGCTGCGCCAGGTCCAGCTCTTCGGCCCCACCAACTTCTCCCCCGTCATCAACCATGTCGCCAG gttggCGTCCCAGAGCAGGGAGGGCGGGGAGTACTTCGTCCTGCTGATCGTGACAGACGGAGTCATCACCGACTTCGAACAGACCAAGGAGGCCATCGTCAAC GCGGCCACGCTTCCGCTGTCCATCATCATCGTCGGCGTCGGTAATGACGACTTCGAAG CTATGGAGATCCTGGATGGAGACGAGGTCCGGCTGTCGTACCGGGGCAGGCAGGCGGAGAGGGACATCGTTCAG TTTGTTCCGTTCCGTGACTACGTGGACAGGCAGGGGAACCAGGTCCTCAGCCAGGCACGGCTGGCCAAGGATGTCCTGGCAGAGGTGCCCGACCAGCTGCTGTCCTACATGAAGAAACACGGCATCAAACCGGGCGCGCCGCCGCCAGCCTACATGGGGCCTTCAGGGTCCTCGGTTCCCACGGCTCCTTCTGCACCTGCAGGCCCGGGGACCACCAACATCGTGTAG
- the LOC136434316 gene encoding copine-8-like isoform X1 yields the protein MAGVPHQPQNPLQTVVPATKVEVSLSCRNLLDMDVFSKSDPMAVMFVQATASTEYREYGRTETIWNTLNPDFVKKFTIDYFFEESQKLMFKVYDIDSQSADLSKHDFLGQVTCTLGEIVGAPGSKIEKPLTLPHLGFKERLFNIRSGPAKKCGTIILSAEELSSCKDAVTLQFRATKLDKKDFFGKSDPFLLFYRCNEDGSWTTCHKTEVIKNTLNPQWKHFTIPVRTFCNADYDRTIKVECYDWNRDGGSHDLIGVFTTNLRQLTSGPAGSQTFDVIHPKKKAKKKKYKHSGTVTLQYAKVEQQYSFLDYVRGGTQMNFTVAIDFTASNGQPTQPTSLHYINPYGMNQYATALSAVGEIIQDYDSDKLFPAFGFGARTPPGYVVSHCFPLNGQPGNPYCFGVAGIMEAYQWTLRQVQLFGPTNFSPVINHVARLASQSREGGEYFVLLIVTDGVITDFEQTKEAIVNAATLPLSIIIVGVGNDDFEAMEILDGDEVRLSYRGRQAERDIVQFVPFRDYVDRQGNQVLSQARLAKDVLAEVPDQLLSYMKKHGIKPGAPPPAYMGPSGSSVPTAPSAPAGPGTTNIV from the exons ATGGCGGGAGTTCCTCACCAACCACAGAACCCGCTGCAAACCGTAGTTCCTGCCACCAAGGTGGAGGTGTCCCTGTCATGCAG GAACCTGCTGGACATGGATGTTTTCTCCAAGTCGGACCCGA TGGCGGTGATGTTTGTCCAGGCGACGGCTTCCACCGAGTACAGAGAG TACGGTCGCACAGAGACGATATGGAACACCCTCAACCCCGACTTTGTCAAGAAGTTTACCATCGACTACTTCTTCGAGGAGTCTCAGAAGCTGATGTTTAAAGT GTATGACATCGACTCCCAAAGTGCCGATCTCTCCAAACAT GACTTCCTCGGCCAGGTGACGTGTACTCTGGGCGAGATTGTCGGAGCGCCGGGCAGCAAGATCGAAAAGCCGCTCAC ACTGCCACACCTGGGTTTCAAAGAGAGGCTATTCAACATCAG AAGTGGTCCAGCGAAGAAGTGCGGCACGATCATCCTGTCAGCCGAGGAGCTCAGCAGCTGTAAG GACGCCGTCACCCTGCAGTTCCGCGCCACCAAGCTGGACAAGAAGGATTTCTTCGGCAAGTCCGACCCCTTCCTGCTCTTCTACCGCTGCAACGAGGATGGAAG CTGGACAACCTGCCACAAGACGGAGGTGATCAAAAACACCCTCAACCCGCAGTGGAAGCATTTCACCATCCCCGTCAGGACCTTCTGCAATGCTGATTATGACAG GACCATCAAAGTGGAGTGCTACGACTGGAACAGGGATGGCGG TAGCCATGACCTCATCGGCGTGTTCACCACCAACCTGCGCCAGCTGACCTCTGGACCCGCCGGATCACAGACCTTCGAC GTGATCCACCCTAAGAAGAAagcgaagaagaagaagtacaaGCACTCCGGCACGGTGACCCTGCAGTACGCCAAGGTGGAGCAGCAGTACTCCTTTCTGGACTACGTTAGGGGAGG GACACAAATGAACTTCACAGTTGCCATCGACTTCACTGCTTCTAATG GCCAGCCGACGCAGCCGACGTCGCTGCACTACATCAACCCGTACGGGATGAACCAGTACGCCACGGCGCTGTCCGCCGTGGGGGAGATCATCCAGGACTACGACAG TGACAAGTTGTTCCCGGCGTTTGGGTTTGGCGCGAGAACGCCGCCGGGCTACGTGGTGTCGCACTGCTTCCCGCTGAACGGGCAGCCGGGGAACCCGTACTGCTTCGGCGTGGCGGGCATCATGGAGGCGTACCAGTGGACGCTGCGCCAGGTCCAGCTCTTCGGCCCCACCAACTTCTCCCCCGTCATCAACCATGTCGCCAG gttggCGTCCCAGAGCAGGGAGGGCGGGGAGTACTTCGTCCTGCTGATCGTGACAGACGGAGTCATCACCGACTTCGAACAGACCAAGGAGGCCATCGTCAAC GCGGCCACGCTTCCGCTGTCCATCATCATCGTCGGCGTCGGTAATGACGACTTCGAAG CTATGGAGATCCTGGATGGAGACGAGGTCCGGCTGTCGTACCGGGGCAGGCAGGCGGAGAGGGACATCGTTCAG TTTGTTCCGTTCCGTGACTACGTGGACAGGCAGGGGAACCAGGTCCTCAGCCAGGCACGGCTGGCCAAGGATGTCCTGGCAGAGGTGCCCGACCAGCTGCTGTCCTACATGAAGAAACACGGCATCAAACCGGGCGCGCCGCCGCCAGCCTACATGGGGCCTTCAGGGTCCTCGGTTCCCACGGCTCCTTCTGCACCTGCAGGCCCGGGGACCACCAACATCGTGTAG